TAGGTCCATCCCAAGACACATTCCGATCAACTCGATATACTCGATCAGCATCCTTGTTTAGGGGAGAAAGATTTGAAGAGCCATTCTCGTAGTCATTAAAATAACTATAGCTCCGGTTAAGATCTCTTGTGGTTCTCAAGGATGAATGATATTTTTTACCACGGTACAGGTTAACCTCTGAATGGCTTGTGTCCTCGAATAAGTCAGTTTCCTCAGAATCATAATCAGGCTCCCCTTTAACTTGGTAAAAACTTTGCCTAAGAAAATGCTCACCAGAGGTTTGCATACTTTCTTTTCTGGGATTTCCACCATTTGTCTTATGCAAAGGCCCTTTTAATGAACTATTGTATTTATTTAACCAGGTATTTCCATCTGTCATATCCACCAATCTCTTCGCTGCATTACGGCTGTTACGTTTACCTTTCATATGCCACTGGGAGACACCTAGCTCAGAAgaaccatcttcttcctctaaTTCATTCAACTGGGGCATATAAGTAGAATAAGTGGTCTCATTGTCATCATAATCAACATGCCTGAACTTGTCAGAAGCTGGAATCAAGTAAGGATCAGGAGCACGTGACTCTATAGGTAGAATCACATTTGCAGCTGCCAAAAGATTGCCATATCAAAAGTCATCAAATCAAACAAGGAAAAGATTGAGATCTCTTCAGAAAACTAGGATGCAATAACTTGTACTAATAACGTAATATGAATTTCAGTACTAAAGGCCTATGGCAAAACAGAAGGTAGAACAAAGGTAACATTAAATAATGATGGCTTTCtggcaattttttttgttattgaaTCAGGCTCCAGGGTTGCCCCAGTTCCTTGTTTTGCATGATTTTTGTCGAAGTTATATTAGCTCAGCTATATTCTGATTGTGACATAAGACCAGAAGGAAAAAGAGCATGCAAGGCAAGATTGCAGAAATAGTAAGAAGCAATACAATTGTGCCTACCGTTTGACTCTAACCTACAAGTTTCGGAAATGCCAATTCAAGTGATGTATTACTTTAAGAAAATGTTAATGATCCAGAATATACTTAATGACTAATTATTGCAATacttaaaaaaactaattattgCAACTTTCGAGTCTCATAATACTATAGAAAGTATGACCCCTTGTAATTGATTCCTCCACCTTATCCCAATAATATTTTAACCGTCACGTCAAGAGCATCATATCGCTCATATCTACAATTGTTCTTGATTTTTTTAACATATTTACCTCGTAAAACCGAATCAACTATTCATCAACATCATCCAACACAGCCATCCATGGTTTGAACAAATGATCACAACTACATGTAGAAAATAATTATAGCAATTAAGTTCTTCATCACCCTTAACCCTGTGCATGTATATACTTACAAATAATCAAGTAGTCAAAAGGGGTATATATGAGGGTCAAATGGTCAATCATGCTATATATAGGTAATTCAAGAATGCAATCTGAGGCATGCTTGCGTGAAGTGAAAGCTTAGAACATGTTTTATGCGAGGGAATGAAATGTCCACTATCAAAAGTTACAGAAGCCATTTGAGCCAAACACCTGGCTTGCCATGTTTAAGAAGGGAGATATGTTTTAAATGACTCCCAACTGCAACGTGTAATTTTCAGCCCATACGATCGATATTTGCATCACTAAAGCAGTATGCGATGCTAATactaatgttttggtatgtCGTCCTATGCTATAAACCCAGCATTTTTTTTTACAGtgtgtcggtaccctacaactggggtacccactcctactgtgccaagactcgcgtagttatccgtaactacgccctaaggagctgagcagccggactcctgggttccgactccatctcaccggaccaacggtgccggacccgcttcccgtttggggacgggtccggtgtcaccacgtgtcccagaggtggaaatgctcagcacctgtggccgcggacccggacccccgcaggcgggtccgggacctccacgtgccatccggactcccgcaggcaggtccgggacctccacgtgcctacccggacccccgtgagctctcggctcagcaagctgctcgggtggggtccggagccgccacgtgtcacgcagacgcgggcgcgggcgccagccttccgctggaagctccctcacccacccgcattaagtgcgagtggttgaggcgggatctgctgcctctgggcacggggcagcttttgtcagtccacactgtggatcgccagataccgagacaagcattaaagactcagcgctgcgcgcatgagcgacgagtcatgatgaccagctactgactgaagcaacagtgcacgctgctacagtagactgagtcagtagttcggcgcttcatcgtgacctcgacgcgcgactgcaaaggctagactctactctgacaggacaactcaagaccatccctggtcagaagctacgcacagaagccgacgacaagatctccggatctgagccattgaaggccaaagtgtagtttataatacatcgccgggtccacatgtcggggccccgctcagtgtacgtgctccccttggacatataaaagggagagcacgcccgctagaacacaggaggttcacacatcatctccacaatccagactcaagctctagcgaacttctcactctcgtgggaaggcaatacaacacacagtggacgtagggtattacgctccggcggcccgaaccactctaaatcctgctgtgttcatcgtgttcttgaggaagattgatctaagactagctaccccctgagtacacaccctctgggctagggcgggtgccttccgccacccggccgtggtttgcagcaccacgacatttggcgcgccaggtaggggggctagctggtcgcatttcatcatcttcttcgtccccatggttcgcgtggacgacgtggagatgacggagggggtggcgtcctccacgccacatgcctctcgcgttcctgctccaggggcaactgtgcctgtggagcagccaccgttggcggcggcgcgcgccgcccgccggcaagagtcagggcacccgtcaagggccccctcacaagctgcgagcggcggagcgacaaatcccagctcacagcatacctcactcatgagaggaagccgctccggcggaaagccgactccggtcgcaccaagcccgctccggcggactgCCGACTCCGGttgcaccaagcccgctccggcggaaagccgactccggtcgcaccaagccgctccggcggaaagccgactccggtcgcaccaagcccgctccggcggaaagccggctctagtggctctctccggcggaaagccgactccggtcgtacccccgactctacatctctgtaagtcctactcttagaggcccagcagggaataaaatcttttcctttgtaactatgtagtacttccgtgtggtccagtccggtgagcctcccccgtggaggggtccggacctctgcgaaccaggttcagggaagcgtattcaccctccggggaggtccggagccgtgtagccgcttagcctggttccgtaccctaagcctgcatgctctacctccctagggtgagtaccgtagtacctaagactgggggcccggaggtccggacagctccggcctcataaacccgtgttctggcttacatcgcacatctcatgtacatctagttataaaggaaaagtttattctcagttcgcctctaaggatgttacattccaatttcgatctacgcattctgtttgcgctaacccccacgtggcttcttactcttgtgcggtgattgtggtccgaattgagttggctagttagtgacttagctcgagacccctcatggaagagaggggttcggacccctgggaacctgcaggttcagggaagcgcactcattctccggggaggtccggagccgtgtagccgcttagcctggttccgtaccctaagcctgcacgcaccacctcctgtgaatgagtgccgtagtacctaggactgggaacctggaggtccggactttctcttaacctaaaggccggccccttgagcttcgttcactgaacctagctatccatctcaaaggattacagccaacaggatttgggacccgtgggcacgctactaagcatctaccttgagtcatgtgcaggtccaaacgtgatgatgcagcaggtgacccaaggGATGGACGATACAgggcaagacccttgcggcgcgcaccgctgggtgccagaagcagccaagttgctcacagtagtggccccacctgcgggttcgttgcctctcccgaggcgggcccgggggccactgtcggtaccctacaactggggtacccactcctactgtgccaagactcgcgtagttatccgtaactacgccctaaggagctgagcagccggactcctgggttccgactccatctcaccggaccaacggtgccggacccgcttcccgtttggggacgggtccggtgtcaccacgtgtcccagaggtggaaatgctcagcacctgtggccgcggacccggacccccgcaggcgggtccgggacctccacgtgccatccggactcccgcaggcaggtccgggacctccacgtgcctacccggacccccgtgagctctcggctcagcaagctgctcgggtggggtccggagccgccacgtgtcacgcagacgcgggcgcgggcgccagccttccgctggaagctccctcacccacccgcattaagtgcgagtggttgaggcgggatctgctgcctctgggcacggggcagcttttgtcagtccacactgtggatcgccagataccgagacaagcattaaagactcagcgctgcgcgcatgagcgacgagtcatgatgaccagctactgactgaagcaacagtgcacgctgctacagtagactgagtcagtagttcggcgcttcatcgtgacctcgacgcgcgactgcaaaggctagactctactctgacaggacaactcaagaccatccctggtcagaagctacgcacagaagccgacgacaagatctccggatctgagccattgaaggccaaagtgtagtttataatacatcgccgggtccacatgtcggggccccgctcagtgtacgtgctccccttggacatataaaagggagagcacgcccgctagaacacaggaggttcacacatcatctccacaatccagactcaagctctagcgaacttctcactctcgtgggaaggcaatacaacacacagtggacgtagggtattacgctccggcggcccgaaccactctaaatcctgctgtgttcatcgtgttcttgaggaagattgatctaagactagctaccccctgagtacacaccctctgggctagggcgggtgccttccgccacccggccgtggtttgcagcaccacgacacagTGTAACATGAATTCATATTCAAACTTCATGGAAAGCATtgtaaagaagaaaaataaggtATATACACATACTTTGCAAAAgttcagcatcatcttcagtcTCACTCTCTGAGCATTCCCTCTCTGAGGACTCAGTTATTTGTTTTTCAACAAAGTCAGAAGAAGTATGCTCCTCAGAAAAATAACCAGGCTGAAGATAGCTTTCATTCTCAAAATCAACTCCTGTAGAAGCCATTTGTACAGAAGGTAAATCACTATGACTTTGAGTTTCACAAGAATCACTTGCCATATATGTATATTTAGTTCTTCTGGACCAGGAGGTGGCAAGTGATGGATTATACTCCCCAATTAATAAAGCCCCGTAATCATCATTTTGCTGTGAATGATGAGGTGATTTTTCACTGCTCTGCAAAACTTGAGCAAGTGGTCGGCGTCTATCAGATTTTGAAACAAGAGAGTCTTCAAAATCACTTCCGTCCGACCTATTCTTCTTCACAATTGTACTTCTCTCCTTGCTCTCTAAAGTTGCACCTCCCTGAGAATGTCTCAAATGGGAGAAATCACCCATGTGATTACTTACAACATTTCCTTCTGTAAGGCATTCCGAAATGTTTCTCTTTGAACCAGCATGTAGAAAAAATGGACCTGCTTCTTTCTTTATTTCAGGAGGAACAGATGCATCTTTACGTTTCTTGCTCTTTTTGCTCTTGTAGCGAGTACTTCCAAGGTCTTTGCGATGTTTAGTGCAAGCTGCATTCCATGAAGATAGCAGAGTTTTAGATGCAGCGCCCTTGAAGGTCAAGCATAGTGTATAAgtagggatgcaagtgggtacccaTTGGTGTTTTTGGGTTTCTCATTTTAGTTCATTTTCTCTCCCAAATTAATTACATCGCATgccattctagttcattttatcaaattttgggtcgacccaatgACCCAAAAAAGGTGGGACTTGCATCCCTATGTATAAGTAACAACCTAAACAAGAATACTGTACTGTCATCTTACAGAACTTACCAGAAATATTGCCATGTGGTCCAGGCCTGAAACCTTGAGTCTGATACTTCGATGCAAGCTGCTTCCTCTCCAATTCAAGAGCATGAAGAATAGCATCCTCTCTCCGTGCgtacttttctcttttcttcacAAGAGTCCCTTGAGTAGCCTCTGCCTTCTCAATACAGGCATCAAACTCCCCACACCTGAATGCTTTAACACGCTTCGATTTCTCAAGGTTATACCAATCCCTAAGAAGCAAAAGGGTAATAAGTAAATACAAAAGGAATAATATGTGAGGAACTTCAATTTTCAGAAACTAAGATTATGCCAGGTAGTTAGCAGCAGTAAAAAGGGACTTGAAGGAATAGAAAGTATCCAAGGAATCATCTCTGGTTAGTGTTCCACATGCCAGAATCATCACCTAGAATCGAATATTATTATTCCTGGTACTATATTTCTATTTCATATTACTACCATCTTTTATCATTTGTGTGAAGATGTTGGTTTTCATCTCTACTCTACCCCACC
This window of the Panicum virgatum strain AP13 chromosome 1K, P.virgatum_v5, whole genome shotgun sequence genome carries:
- the LOC120639683 gene encoding uncharacterized protein At1g51745-like; its protein translation is MVGSSVEVGADGDGGCCGVGDTLPGTIVWVRRRNGSWWPGRILGPEELPPSQIMSPRSGTPVKLLGREDASVDWYNLEKSKRVKAFRCGEFDACIEKAEATQGTLVKKREKYARREDAILHALELERKQLASKYQTQGFRPGPHGNISACTKHRKDLGSTRYKSKKSKKRKDASVPPEIKKEAGPFFLHAGSKRNISECLTEGNVVSNHMGDFSHLRHSQGGATLESKERSTIVKKNRSDGSDFEDSLVSKSDRRRPLAQVLQSSEKSPHHSQQNDDYGALLIGEYNPSLATSWSRRTKYTYMASDSCETQSHSDLPSVQMASTGVDFENESYLQPGYFSEEHTSSDFVEKQITESSERECSESETEDDAELLQTANVILPIESRAPDPYLIPASDKFRHVDYDDNETTYSTYMPQLNELEEEDGSSELGVSQWHMKGKRNSRNAAKRLVDMTDGNTWLNKYNSSLKGPLHKTNGGNPRKESMQTSGEHFLRQSFYQVKGEPDYDSEETDLFEDTSHSEVNLYRGKKYHSSLRTTRDLNRSYSYFNDYENGSSNLSPLNKDADRVYRVDRNVSWDGPTFYQRKFTSRFGGMGPMLFDVDLKVQASYQGEHVPLVSLMSRLNGKAIVGHPIQIEILEDGSTDNLVFRSDSNIQESTAAPPAWPTGRRTAMQRVPRSNPSGALLDGDNDGGLAYSDWEMKPTLRKYSSSSNHQVKTSKNSSSNARRSSAKSHKKSSKKTNLSSQKVRALSSISTGKKYHGEGSQAKAHWRNDIFGGLIRSGPGGAVPLVTCVPTKVVFTRILEAVGRPPLSAAHRVRMASP